Genomic segment of Pseudomonas sp. DY-1:
GCCCCGGATAAGGTGTGTGCGCCATGGGCGAGCGAAATACCACGTTCTCCGCCAGCAACTCCGGCAGCGCGGAGAGATCCTGCCGCTCGACCATCTCATGCCAGCGTTGCAGCGAGGCGGCGGCCTGGGGATGCAGGTTCAATTCGGACATCGTCACTTCCTCTCGATTGTTCTTCTTCTGGAAGCCCGGCAGGCGCGAGGCAATGCGTCTGGCAGGCAGGGCGAAGAAGGACGATACGGCCCGAAAATACCAGGTTCAATGATCGAAAATGACAGGATTATGATCCAGCCGAACAACCTGCAACGCGCGGTTCAGTGAGTCACCCGCGTCACCAGGTAGCTCAACAATTGCGGTTCGTCATCTGGAGCGATCTCGTGCACCGTTCGCGCAAGCTCGCCCAGCACGGTTCGCCAGAACGCCAGGGCGCTTTCGTCCTGCCGGTAGAAGCGCACCAGCCAGTCGTTAGTCCCGCTCGTCAGGACCTGCGTGGCCACGGCGCGGCCTACACCCAGGCGCCGGTACTTCTTGAGGATGAACAGGTCCGCCAATTCGAGGGCATCGATTCCGGGTAGTTCGCTCCGCTCGATCAGCAGGAATCCGGCGATGAATCCGTCAACCAGGATCAGGTGGGCGCTCCACAGGGGCTCCTGCCAGTACCGCGCCAGGTGTTCCTCATGGATGTAGAAGCGGCCGTCGACATCCACGTCTTCCTGTTCCCAGTCCGAGGACTCGTAGGCGTAAAACTGATACAGGTTTCGGATCAGCTCCATGTGCTCAACGGCGGTTTCGACCAGCTCGACGGCGCCGCTCATGGCCACTCACCGTGGCAGGGTTTCAGATGGGATAGAAAGGCTTGAATCGACGGCATGGACAGCTCGGTGCAAGGAAAAAAGCGGCGCGTATTCTTGCAGAAGTCGAGGTGTGTTTGTGTAGGAGCAAGCTTGCTCGCGAACAGTTCCGAGCACGACCCTTCGCGAGCAAGCTCGCTCCTACAAATGCAAGTGTGTTCAGCCATTCTTCCTTCTAGCCGCCCCAGTTACTCCTCCAGCTTCAGGAGCGGTTGGCCTTTCTTCACGATATAGGTCGCCAGTTCCGATGCCTTGTCCTTTCCGACGTTCGTCGCGACATGGGCCGTGCCGGCGGGAATGAACAGGGACTCGCCCGCCTTGAGGATGACGTTTGGACGGCCTTCCAGCTGGTACTCGAAGGTGCCGGAAATCACATGGGCAACTTCCGCGCCCGGATGGGAATGTCGAGGTGACGCGACGCCTGGCTCGAAGTCCACCAGAACCTGGATGGCTTCGTATCCGGGAACTTCCAGATCGTGGCGCGTGAGGTCCGTACGGTGGATGCCGTTCTGCCAACTGGCCTGGGGTTTTGCGTCATGTGCCTGGGCAAAACCAGCGATTGCCATCAGTGCCGCAGCGGTGGTGAGGGTTCGAATGTTCAGCATGGCAGTAGCCTCGGGGAGACAGGTTGGGGTGGCTTCACCCTATCCCCGGCATCTGCCGACGATGTGTCAGGACCCGGAGGGTTCTGCAAGCGCATGTATATGGCCGCGCGACTGACACACGCACATACAAAGCACCGACGGCTGCCAGGTCGAGATGGAAAATCGCCTGACTGCGCTCAAGCCAGCCGCTGTACCCACTCCCTCGGGCTGGCACCCACCTTGCGGCGGAAGGCCCTGGCCAGGGCGGATGGGCTCTCGTAGCCCACTTCATCGGCGATCAGCGCAATGGGCCGTCCTTCCCGGAGGCGCTTCTGGGCCAGACTCACACGCCAGCTCACCAGGTAATCCGCCGGGGTCATGCCCACCACCTCGCGGAACTGCGCGGCGAAGCTGGCACGGGACATGTTGGCGGCCAGCGCGAGATCGGCCACCGACCAGGGTTTGGCGGGAGCGTCGTGCATCAGGGTCATCGCCTTGGACAACCGAGGATTCGCCAGGCCCGCCAGCATGCCGCCGGAAAGCTGATTGCTGGCCATCAGGTGGCGCAGGAGCTGGATGACCATCAGTTCGAAGAGGCGGTCGAGCACGGCTTCACGCCCGCAATCGTCGCCAAAGGCCTCGCTGAACAGCCAGTCGATGGCACCAGCGATGCTCGGCACCGCGGACAGGGGCAACAACAGGTACTCCGGAAGCGCCCGCGATAACGGATTGTCGACCCCGCCATCGAACTCGATGGTGGCGCACACCAGTTCGGCGCCGTCTTCGTCGCTGGCGCTCACGCGGTGCGCCAGCGGGCGTCCCATCAGCATCAGGCTCGGCTCGTCGATCACCACACCTTCTCCATGGCTCGAACCCAGCGTCACCCGCCCGGCGCGCAGCAAGTGCACATAGCCGCGCGGCACGTCGCCCGGATAGGCCGCAACACCACAAAAGCCACCGCTGTAGAAGGTCGAGGCATGCAGGCTGAAGTTGCTCAGTAGGGACGACAGTCTGTCCACGTGTTTCACCCTCAGATTTAGACGATCTGCCGCATAAATTGGACTATTTGAACCCACTTTGACAGGCAGCTCCATAGCATTCATTGCAGGCTTGAACGCTGAGCCCTATCCCAATCCGATGGAGAACCACCATGAGCCAGGTGACCATGTACACCACCGGTTACTGCCCCTACTGCAGGAACGCCAAGGCCCTGCTGGCGCGCCGGGGCGTTACCGCGACCGAGATCGATGTCGAGTCCGACCCGCGTTTGCGGGCAGAGATGCTGGAAAGGACCGGACGTCGAACGGTGCCGCAGATCTTCATTGGCGAGCGCCATGTGGGCGGATTCGATGACCTGGCGGCGCTGGAGCGCCAGGGAGAACTGGCTGCCTTGCTCGCTTGAACGACAACCGCGCAGGTGGCTCGATGCCACCCGCGCGATCGGTCTTGCTGCTTGTCAGCCCAACTGATCGATCATCACCGTGTTGGTGTACACCAGGCTTCCGTCGCTCTCGCGGTGGCCCACGAGGTGGAACAAACCGCGGTCGTCGTCCTTGCTGAGAAAGACGCGGAACTGCAGATCCGAGAGCGAACCGCACTCGCTGGGCGTGACCAGTTCCATGTGCTCCATTTCAGCATCGATCATCACTTCGGGCTCATGGGTTTTCTGCAGGCGCTCTTCCGCTTCCTCAAGCAGCAGATGGTCAGCGTCGTTGACGTGAAAGTGCAGATCTCCCATCGGAATGGACCTTTCCACGCCCTGGGGTTTGCACCAGCTCTTGATGGTCAATGTATTCATCTAGCAACCCTCCTGACTTGTGCGTTGCCACGCCAGCTGTTCAATCAGCAGTTTAGACAAGCCCGATCGTCGAGAAGCGTCAGTCATCGCCCGATGCCGCGCGCCACAAGGGTTACAGGCGTTCGACAGGAAATCCGGATGCTATAATTTTCAAGTGAAAGAACCCTGAATTTTCAACCAGGGCTCATTGATAACCATCGGGAATAAATCCATCGATTGCGGGAGGCGAACGACCACTTCGAACCATAATCCGGAGGTGAGTCATGAACAGGCACTACTACATCAGCAACAACCTCGATGATCTGGAAACCCTCGAGTCCGAGCTCGAGGCCAATGGCATCAATACCGAACAGATCCATGTGCTGAGCGACAAGGATGCCGATGTCGAACAGCATCATCTCCATGATGTGAATTCCTTCATGAAGCAGGATGTCGTCCACTCCGGCGAGATTGGCGCTGCGATTGGCGTGCCTCTGGCAGCGCTGGTGTTGCTAGGTGCCTGGCTTGCGGGCTGGACTGATACGCCGGCGGGCTGGGTCCCCTTCGTATTCCTTGCGGTGGTCGTACTCGGTTTCTGCATCTGGGAAGGCGGTTTCTTCGGTATCCAGGTACCCAACGCTCACTTCCGCAATCTGAAGGAGAAGGTCCGGGAAGGTGAACATATCTTCTTCGTCGACGTGGACCCGGATCAGGAATCCGTACTCGACCGAGTCATCAATCACCATCCGCAGCTGCGCCTGGCCGGCACAGGTTCCGCATCGCCACACTGGATAGTTTCCTGGCTGCATCGCTGGCATCAGTTCAAACGGACCATCTAGGGCGCCCTCTCCCCCTCTCTCTCTGCGGGGAGAGGGGGGTATGCCGAAGGATTCATTCGCGGAACTGGGCCTCACCGCGAATCGTTGGGTTTCGCTTCGCTCTACCACAACCTACAAAGCAGGTCGTGCCGTTGTAGGGCGAATTCATTCGCCAAGCAGGACGTAGTCCTGCAGTAGGTTGGTACGAGGAACGAAGCCCAGCATTGCAGGGCTGGTGGATAGAAGCAGCGCTATCCAACCTGCGCGCCATAGAAAGGCTCGGCGTCGTAAGTATCCCCTCGGTGCGCATCGCGCACCCTGCTTCTGGGCCAGAGATTTCGGCTCAACGAGCACTACTGCCCCAGGAACGTTCCCCGCGTGAGGAACACGTAATCCGCCTCGGCAGCCATCAACCCCACCAGTACCAGCAGGCACAAGGGTGGCACCAGGATGGCGTAGACCAGCGCCAGGCGTTCCCATGCCATGTGCATGAAGATCGAGACGATCAGCCCCGCCTTCAACAGCATCAGGATGAGGATCATCGACCAACGGAAGACGCCGACGAAGTGGAAGTAGTCCACCAGGTAGGACAGGGTGCTGAGGATGAACAGCAGCCCCCATATCTTTAGGTACAGGCTGATCGGATGTTGTTGACCCTGTGCGTGCGCCATCTCATTTCTCCCCTGCTCTACCACAGGTAGAAGAACGCGAAGATGAAGACCCAGACCAGATCCACGAAGTGCCAGTAGAGGCCGGCGATCTCGACGATCTGGTAGTTCCCGCGTTGCTCGTAGTCCCCACGCAGCACCTTGAATGCCACGGTACAGAGATAGATGACACCCACCGACACGTGCAGCCCGTGGAAGCCGGTGATCATGAAGAAGCTGGCGCCGAACTGCGCCGCACCCATGGGGTTGCCCCAGGGCCGCACCCCTTCGGAAATGAGCTTGCTCCACTCGAACGCCTGCATGCCGACGAAGGTGGCGCCACAGGCAGCGGTGGCCAGCATCAAGGCAGCGCAACGTACCCGCTCGTGGCGATAGGCGAAGTTCACCGCCATTGCCATGGTGCCGCTGCTGCTGATCAGCACAAAGGTCATGATGGCGATAAGGATCAGGGGAATGCTCGCACCACCGATGGTCAGGGCGAAGACTTCGCTCGGATTGGGCCAGGTGGCGGTCGTGCTCATGCGCACCGACATGTAGCCAGTCAGGAAGCAGGTGAAGATGAAGGTGTCGCTGAGCAGGAAGATCCACATCATCGCCTTGCCCCAGGGCACCTGCTTGAAGGCATCGCGATCCGAGGACCAATCGCTGGCTATGGCGCGCCAGGTACTGGGGGCCGGGCTCTCCCTTGAACTGGCCATGGCTTCACCTCAGCCCGCAGAAGGCCGCTATGGCCTGGTAGATTTCCGGGGAACTGGTGAGCAACGCGAAAAGCACCAGCCACAACCCCAGCAGGTAGTGCCAGTAGAAGGCGCACAACGCCATGCCGGTCCGCAGCCGATCACTCGGACCTGCGCGCATGCGAACGCCAACCATCGCCCAGGCCACCAATCCGCCGGCCAGGTGCACGCCGTGCAGGCCGGTCAGGAGATAGAAGAAGCTGTTGGCCGGGTTGCCCGAGACCAGGTAACCCCAGGCAGTGAACTGCTGCCAGACCCAGAGCTGGCCAACGAGAAAGGCCACGGCAAAGACGCCCCCCAGCAGGAAGGCCAGGGCCGCAGTGCTTGCCTGGCTGCGCTCCCCCGCCACCTTGGCCCATTGCAGGCAACCGCTGCCGAGTGCCAGCAGAGCCGTATTCACCCAGAGCATCCAGGGATGGGCCAACGGCGCCAGTGGATAGGTCAGCGGGCGCCAGTCCGACACTTGGGAACGCGTGATGAAGGCCAACAGGAACAGCAGGAACAGCGCAGTCACCACGCCGAGGAACACCGCCAGGCCAACCTTTGCGGTCCGGTCACGATCCTGGATCGGCGCCTCGGGTCCGGGGCTGTCGCCTGGTCTCCAGCCGCCGGGTTCGCCATCTTCAGCGTGTTTCCAGAGCTGCGTACTCATGGCCGTTTCTCCACTGGTGCCGGATTGCCGTTCGCTTCGCGCATGCGCTGCAGCTCTTCTTCCGAAACGGTTTGCGGGACGAAGTCCTGCTCCACACCTGGAACGCTGTAGTCATAAGCCCAGCGGTGCACCACAGGGAGTTTCTCCCGCCAGTTGCCATGCACGGGCGGCGTATCCGGGGTCTGCCATTCGAGGCTCGCGGCCTTCCATGGATTACCACCCGCCGGCCGTCCCTTGAAGGTGCTCCAAGCCAGGTTGATCAGGAACAGCAACTGCGCCACGCCCACGATCAGCGCCGCCACGGTGATGAAGGCATTCAACTGCTGGGCCGAATGCGGGATGAACTCGTAGTTCGGGTATGCGTAGTAACGGCGCGGCATGCCGAGGAACCCGAGATAGTGCATGGGGAAATAGATGGCATAGGTACCGAGGAAAGTGATCCAGAAATGCAGCTTGCCGAGCGTGTCGTTGAGCATCCGCCCGGTGACTTTCGGGAACCAGTGGTAGATCGAACCAAACACCACAAGTATTGGTGCCACGCCCATGACCATGTGGAAGTGCGCCACCACGAAATAGGTGTCCGAGAGCGGGATGTCGACGATCACGTTGCCGAGGAACAGTCCGGTCAGGCCGCCCACCAGGAAGGTGACGATGAAGGCCAGGGCGAAGAGCATCGGCACCGTCAGGTGGATGTCCCCATGCCAGAGGGTCAGGGTCCAGTTGTAGACCTTGAGGGCGGTAGGCACGGCGATCACCAGGGTGGTGACGGCGAAGAAAAAGCCGAAGTACGGATTCATCCCGCTGACGTACATGTGGTGGGCCCAGACCACGAAGCTCAGCACGCCGATGGCAACGATGGCCCAGACCATCATGCGGTAGCCGAAGATGTTCTTCCGCGCGTGTGTGCTGATCAGGTCCGAAACCAGGCCGAAGGCCGGCAGCGCGACGATGTACACCTCTGGGTGGCCGAAGAACCAGAACAGGTGCTGGAAGAGGATCGGGCTGCCGCCCTGGTGGTCCAGTTGCTGCCCCATGGAAATCAGCGCCGGCATGAAGAAACTGGTACCCAGCAGACGGTCGAAGAGCATCATCACCGCGCTGACGAACAGCGCCGGGAAGGCCAGCAGCGCCAGGATCGACGCCATGAAGATGCCCCACACCGAGAGCGGCATGCGGAACAGTGTCATGCCGTGGGTACGTGCCTGCAGCACGGTGGTGACATAGTTCAGGCCGCCCATGGTGGCGGCAACGATGAAGATCGCCAGGGATACCAGCATCAGCACGATGCCCCACTCCATGCCCGGCGTACCCTGGGTTATGGCCTGGGGTGGATAGAGTGTCCAGCCCGCCCCGGTCGGGCCGCCCGGAACGAAGAAGCTGGCCAGCAGGACCAGTACCGAGAGCAGGTAGAACCAGTAGCTGAGCATGTTGACGTAGGGAAAGACCATGTCCCGCGCGCCCACCATCAGCGGGATGAGGTAATTGCCGAAGCCGCCGAGGAAGAGTGCCGTCAGCAGGTAGATCACCATGATCATCCCGTGCATGGTCATGGCCTGGTAGTAAGTGCTCGGGTCCATGAATTCCAGGCTGCCGGGGAAGCCGATCTGCATGCGCATGAGCCCAGACAGCACCAGGGCGATCAGGCCCACGAAAATCGCGGTCAGGGAATACTGGACGGCAATGACCTTGTGGTCCTGGCTCCAGATGTAGCGCGTGAAGAAGCTCGTCGGCTCGTGTAGCGCCTCGGCTTCGGCATGCTCGACGTGGGCCATTGCAAGCCCTCCGTAACGCAACGGGTCCGTCCGGTTCTACGGCGCCTGTTCCTGCTTCGCGGCGTCGGGATTGGCCCTGGACTTGATGAACGCGATGATCGCTTCCAGTTCAGGGTCGCTCGGGGTGAAGGCCGGCATCACCGGCGGATACCCCTTGACCACGGCCACCGCGGGCTGGAGCACCGACGCCTTGAGGTAGGCCTCATCCACTTTTACCTGGCTACCATCGGCCAGGGTTTCGGTCTTGCCGTAGAGCCCTTGCCATCCGGGTCCCACGCCCTGGCTGCCATCGATGGTATGGCAGGCCAGGCAACCGAGGGACTCGGCCAGTTGCCGGCCCTGCTCTGTTGCATCGCTTGCTGCTCCCGGAGCGTTCTGCTGCTGTTGACCGGCGGCGCTCAGCGACTGGATGAACGCGATCAGGGCGGCCAGCTCATCCTGGTTGAAAGTATAGGGCACCATCACTGGCGGATAGCCTTGCACCAGGCGGGCCTTGGGATCGAGGATGGACTCCTTCAGGTAGGCGTCGTCCACCTTCGCGCTGCTGCCGTCCACCAGTTTTTCGTCGCGGCCGTACAGATCCTTCCAACCCGGTCCGAGACTGGCACTGCCGTCCTGGCTGTGGCAGGCGCGGCAACCGTGGGATTCCGCCAACTGGCGGCCCTTCTCGATCAGGCTGCCTGGGCTTGGCTTGCTGGCAGTGGTCAGGGTCTGGGCGAAGGTGGGCTGGGCGGCCAGCCACTGGTCGAAGGCCGCGACCGGCTCGACGAACATCATCCCGCGCATGTTGAAGTGCCCTACCCCACAGAACTCCGCGCAGAGGATCTCGTACTTGCCGGCCACCGTAGGGGTGAACCAGAAGTGCGACACCATGCCGGGGACCATGTCCATCTTTCCGCGTATCTGCGGGATATAGAAATTGTGCAGCACGTCCTTCGAGCGCAGCAGGACCTTCACCGGACGGTCCAGTGGCAGGCGCACCTCGTTGTTCTTGATCAGCACGTCGTCCTGGCCAAGCGGGTCCTGCGGGTCCAGCCCCAGCGGGTTGCCGGCATTGACCCACTTCACGTCAGCGCGGCCGAGCTGGCCATCCTGGCCGGGAAAACGGAAAGCCCACTGCCATTGCTGGGCGATCACCTCGAGCGGGTAGGCATCCTTGGGCACCTGGACGAAGTCGCTGTACACCACCAGCCCCGGCGCGAGCATGCCCATGATGCCGATGGACGTGACGATGGTGAGCCACCACTCCAGCTTGCGGCTCTCTGGCTCGTACTTCGCACGCCGGCCTTCGCGGTGACGGAAGCGGATGATCGCCACCGCCATGAAGCCGACGATGGCGACGAAGAACACGCCGGTGATGAGCAGCGTGATGAGCAGCGTGGTGTCGATGGAACCCCAGTTGGAGGCAGCCGGGGTCAGGTGCCAGGGCGCCAGGAGGTGGAACAGCACGGACGCGACAACGATGATGATCAGGATGATTGCTATCGCCATGTTCCCGTCGCCTCGTTCCTGATGCTCGTGCGCGGTCGTGCGTGCGACGGTCATCGGCTGTACAGCAGAATCACATTCTGGCTTCCGGCATGACCGGATGCTCGGCCTCTGTTCCCCCAGTGGCAGATTTCGTGGCAAGTATAGTCGCTGGTTGCAGGCTGCCCTGCTCCCCACAAACGCCGATCCCGCGCGGCACGGAATTACACTTCGGCAGCGATGGATGAAGCCGAGAACTCATGGCTTTCATCCACCGGAAGACCGTTCATACCTTTTTTAGAAAAGAGGCTTGCTCGTGGAGAACGATCGTTCTACCATCTTTCACATGGACAGCAAATCAACTACCGATGTCAAAGATAAACTTCTCGAAACCGCCGAAGACCTGATTTACAGAAACGGTATCAATGCCACTGGCATGGACCTTCTGGTCAAGACTTCCGGGGTTGCGCGCAAGAGTATCTACAAATACTTCGGAACCAAGGACGAATTGGTAGCAGAGGTATTGAGGCAGCGTGACGAGCGCTGGATGAACTGGTTCAGAAACGAGGTCGAAAAGGCCGAGACGCCCGAAGCGCAGCTGCTGCAGATATTCAGCGTGCTCAAGGGCTGGTTCGAGTCGGACGGCTTCAGGGGCTGCGCCTTCATCAATACCGCAGGTGAAACGGGTGACCCTCAAGACCCCGTTCGCCTGGTTGCCAAAGAGCACAAAGAAAAGTTGCTCGGTTTCGTACTGGGGATTTGCCAGCAATATGGAGCCGTCGACGCGGACGCCCTGGCCAGGCAGTTTCTAGTCCTGATCGACGGCGCCATTACCGTTGCCCATGTACTCGGTGATAACAACTCGGCAGACAACGCACGGCAAGTTGCGCAAACGCTTCTGGGTAAATAGGAAGTCATCGTTCGGGCAACTTCAAACTTTGAACCTCTATTTGTATTGGAGACTTTCCATGTCCTCTAACGCTGAAGTTCGTCCGCCGCTTCCCCCTTTCACCCGCGAGTCGGCCATTCTCAAAGTCCGCCTGGCCGAGGATGGCTGGAACAGCCGCGATCCGGAGAAGGTCTCGCTGGCGTACACCCTGGATACCAAGTGGCGCAACCGCGCCGAATTCGCCTTCAACCGCGCCGACGCCAAGGCCTTCCTCACTCGCAAATGGGCCAAGGAACACGAGTACCGCCTGATCAAGGAACTCTGGGCCCACTCCGACACCCGCATTGCCGTGCGCTATGCCTACGAGTGGCATGACGATTCCGGAAACTGGTTCCGTTCCTACGGCAACGAGAACTGGGAGTTCGACGAGAACGGGCTGATGTTCAACCGCTACGCCTGCATCAACGACCTGCCGATCAAGGAGTCCGAGCGTAAGTTCCGCTGGCCCCTGGGCCGTCGCCCTGACGATCACCCGGGACTGTCCGAACTGGGGCTGTGACCGCAATCCCGGACTGGGATTTCCCGTTCGCAAGCCTATGTCCCCAATGCGTGGCGCCGAAGGTGCGCCACGTTCTTTCATCGACCCTATCTATGCAGCCCCCCACTCAAACAGCCACCCCACAGCAACATCGATAGACCGCACTGATTGATCGGTCATCATCAGCGATTGGACGTAAGGGCTGGCACCGCCTTAGCTTTCGCCACACGTACTTCACTGGTGCCCGGTACTCCGATGATCGTCCGCCCGAAACCCAACCTGCTCGACATCCTCACCACCCTCAAGGGCTCGATCGCGCGCCACATCGCGCTGCGCACAGTGATGATCACCCTGCTCGCCTGCCTCATCGTCGTAGTCGAAAACCTGCATCCCGACTGGTTCATCAAGGTCAACGCCATGCCCTTCACCCTGCTGGGGCTGTCGTTGTCGATCTTCATGAGCTTTCGCAACAACGCCTGTTATGACCGCTGGTGGGAGGCGCGCAAGGCATGGGGCCAGGTCATCATCGAAGTTCGCTCGTTCATCCGGCAGAGCGTGACCATTCCCGATGCAGCACTGCGCGAGACGCTGCTGCGCGAGCTTTGTGGTTTCGCCCATGCCCTCAACGCCCGGTTACGGGACGAGGACGAACGGCAGGCGGCACGTCCCTGGCTGAGCGGCCCCTCCGAAGCCTACGGCCTCAATCCAAGCGACGGCATCCTGCGGCATATCGGCAGCGAATGCGCCCGACTGGCCAGTCGCGGCGAGATCAACGAATGGCGCTACACCCTGCTTGAAGCCCGGCTGACTGGTCTTGGCACGGCGCAAGCCACCTGCGAACGGATCAAGGGCACGCCCCTGCCCTTCCCCTACACCCTCTTGCTGCACCGCACGAGCTACATCTTCTGCCTGCTGCTGCCCTTTGCCATGGCTGGGCCCCTGGGCTGGCTGGCACCCATCATCACCATCTTCGTTGCCTACACCTTCTTCGGCCTGGATGCCATCGGCGACCAGCTCGAAGACCCCTTCGGCCGTGACGAAAATGACCTGGCGACCGACGCCATGGTGCGCACCCTGGAGCGGGAGATTCTCGATGCCCTGGGCCAGCGTGAGCTGCCGCCGGCACCGACGCCGCAGGACTACGTCCTCACCTGACGACGGTCAGGGCGCCACATAGGGCTCGATGAACCGGCAACCGAGCAACTCATCCAGGCGCTTGCCATCGCTCAGGCGACGAAACAGCCCCGGCGTCATCCAGGGGGCATATCCATCCACATTGGGCGCACCGAGTCCGGCCTCCAGGTCCGGGATCAGCAGCGTGCGGGTCTCGAAGGAAATCCTCGTGAGTCCGCTGCTGTTGCCCACTCCGGCATGGGCATGGGCACCCGAGAAGGCAATCAGCTCCCCCGGCTCCAGCAAAACCGGCGCACCTTCTTCCGGCAGTTGTTCGAGCAGATGGGGAATCGCCTCATCCGCATCCACCGAATTGCGTCCGTTGCTATGGGAACGCTGAAGAATTGCCTGCATGTCGAACTCCGCACTGGTGTTGGGCAGCGACTGACGCCACAGACGCGGATAGATCGCAAAGGTTCGCTCGGCCGAAATCGGGTAGATCGGCGCCCACCAGTTGGTCTGGCCGTAGAGGTTCGAGCCCCAGGTGTCCCGGTGGAACGCGATCGTTGCCGTGGTGCGTGAGCGCGGAGCGACTTCACCGGGTTGCTGATGTGGCTGGAAGCGCAAATGCAGCCGATCGCAGGCAAGATGCTCGACCTCGAAGCCCAGCCCCTCCAGCAGATCGCGCCAGAGCGTTTGCACCTCCGTCGAACGGATGAACTCCTGCTGGCACTGCGCAAAGCATTGGGTTTGCCGAGCGTGGGAAAGATGCAGATGGATGTGCTCCGGGCGGTGGGGATACAGGCGCGCCTCCAGCAGGTCGCGAGAGAGGGCCACCAACTGCTCCATGGCGGCCTGCCCGCTGAAGCGGAGAATGTCTCCGGCGTAAATGCGCGACTGGAATCCGCGCGGCTCGAAAGGCGTCGCGAGCGAGCTGTACATGATCGAAGGATTTCCTGGGTGGCTGGAACCCGACTCTAGGAATCAGCCGCGCCCGGCAACAGCGGCAGAAGGCTGCACAAAATACAGATCAGCCCGGCGCGGCTGATTAAACTCCTCACGGCACCTTCACACCTGTAGCGTTGTCGCGGATTTCTGGCGGTACCGATGCCGCCATTGCGTTTACTGAACCTATGACTTCGCTGAATCCACTTCGAGGAGAGATGACATGGACCTGGGAATCACAGGGCGCTGGGCAATCGTCTGCGCCGCCAGCAAGGGGCTCGGCAAGGGTTGCGCGGCAGCCCTGGCTCGCGAAGGCGTCAACCTGGTAATCAACGCCCGTGGCCAGGACGCGCTGGAGGCCGCAGCCAAAGAACTGCGGACTCAAAATCCGGGGATCGAAGTACGCAGCGTAGCTGGCGACGTCGCCCTGCCCGAGGTGCGCCAGGCTCTGCTCGATGCCTGTCCGCAGGTGGACATACTGGTGAACAACGCGGGTGGACCACCCCCTGGCGACTTCCGTGACTGGAGCCGCGAAGACTGGCTGAAGGCGCTTGACGCCAACATGCTCGCCCCCATCGAGTTGATCAAGGCAACCGTGGACGACATGGCGGCGCGCGGCTTCGGTCGCGTGGTCAACATCACGTCCGGGGCGGTGAAGGCCCCAATCGATGTACTCGGCCTGTCCAATGGCGCTCGCAGCGGGCTGACCGGCTTCATCGCCGGCCTGGCGCGCCAACAGAGGTTGGCCGGGTGCAATGTGACGCTGAACAACCTGCTGCCCGGCGCCTTCGATACCGAGCGCCTGCAGAAGACCCTGAAGGCCTCAGCCAATGGCGCCAACAGCCTGGAGGAAGTCGCGGAGAGACGTCGCCGCGCCATTCCAGCCGGACGCTTCGGAAG
This window contains:
- the ctaD gene encoding cytochrome c oxidase subunit I, producing MAHVEHAEAEALHEPTSFFTRYIWSQDHKVIAVQYSLTAIFVGLIALVLSGLMRMQIGFPGSLEFMDPSTYYQAMTMHGMIMVIYLLTALFLGGFGNYLIPLMVGARDMVFPYVNMLSYWFYLLSVLVLLASFFVPGGPTGAGWTLYPPQAITQGTPGMEWGIVLMLVSLAIFIVAATMGGLNYVTTVLQARTHGMTLFRMPLSVWGIFMASILALLAFPALFVSAVMMLFDRLLGTSFFMPALISMGQQLDHQGGSPILFQHLFWFFGHPEVYIVALPAFGLVSDLISTHARKNIFGYRMMVWAIVAIGVLSFVVWAHHMYVSGMNPYFGFFFAVTTLVIAVPTALKVYNWTLTLWHGDIHLTVPMLFALAFIVTFLVGGLTGLFLGNVIVDIPLSDTYFVVAHFHMVMGVAPILVVFGSIYHWFPKVTGRMLNDTLGKLHFWITFLGTYAIYFPMHYLGFLGMPRRYYAYPNYEFIPHSAQQLNAFITVAALIVGVAQLLFLINLAWSTFKGRPAGGNPWKAASLEWQTPDTPPVHGNWREKLPVVHRWAYDYSVPGVEQDFVPQTVSEEELQRMREANGNPAPVEKRP
- a CDS encoding cytochrome c oxidase subunit II, encoding MAIAIILIIIVVASVLFHLLAPWHLTPAASNWGSIDTTLLITLLITGVFFVAIVGFMAVAIIRFRHREGRRAKYEPESRKLEWWLTIVTSIGIMGMLAPGLVVYSDFVQVPKDAYPLEVIAQQWQWAFRFPGQDGQLGRADVKWVNAGNPLGLDPQDPLGQDDVLIKNNEVRLPLDRPVKVLLRSKDVLHNFYIPQIRGKMDMVPGMVSHFWFTPTVAGKYEILCAEFCGVGHFNMRGMMFVEPVAAFDQWLAAQPTFAQTLTTASKPSPGSLIEKGRQLAESHGCRACHSQDGSASLGPGWKDLYGRDEKLVDGSSAKVDDAYLKESILDPKARLVQGYPPVMVPYTFNQDELAALIAFIQSLSAAGQQQQNAPGAASDATEQGRQLAESLGCLACHTIDGSQGVGPGWQGLYGKTETLADGSQVKVDEAYLKASVLQPAVAVVKGYPPVMPAFTPSDPELEAIIAFIKSRANPDAAKQEQAP
- a CDS encoding TetR/AcrR family transcriptional regulator, whose translation is MDSKSTTDVKDKLLETAEDLIYRNGINATGMDLLVKTSGVARKSIYKYFGTKDELVAEVLRQRDERWMNWFRNEVEKAETPEAQLLQIFSVLKGWFESDGFRGCAFINTAGETGDPQDPVRLVAKEHKEKLLGFVLGICQQYGAVDADALARQFLVLIDGAITVAHVLGDNNSADNARQVAQTLLGK
- a CDS encoding nuclear transport factor 2 family protein, whose translation is MSSNAEVRPPLPPFTRESAILKVRLAEDGWNSRDPEKVSLAYTLDTKWRNRAEFAFNRADAKAFLTRKWAKEHEYRLIKELWAHSDTRIAVRYAYEWHDDSGNWFRSYGNENWEFDENGLMFNRYACINDLPIKESERKFRWPLGRRPDDHPGLSELGL
- a CDS encoding bestrophin family protein, whose amino-acid sequence is MIVRPKPNLLDILTTLKGSIARHIALRTVMITLLACLIVVVENLHPDWFIKVNAMPFTLLGLSLSIFMSFRNNACYDRWWEARKAWGQVIIEVRSFIRQSVTIPDAALRETLLRELCGFAHALNARLRDEDERQAARPWLSGPSEAYGLNPSDGILRHIGSECARLASRGEINEWRYTLLEARLTGLGTAQATCERIKGTPLPFPYTLLLHRTSYIFCLLLPFAMAGPLGWLAPIITIFVAYTFFGLDAIGDQLEDPFGRDENDLATDAMVRTLEREILDALGQRELPPAPTPQDYVLT
- a CDS encoding SDR family oxidoreductase — its product is MDLGITGRWAIVCAASKGLGKGCAAALAREGVNLVINARGQDALEAAAKELRTQNPGIEVRSVAGDVALPEVRQALLDACPQVDILVNNAGGPPPGDFRDWSREDWLKALDANMLAPIELIKATVDDMAARGFGRVVNITSGAVKAPIDVLGLSNGARSGLTGFIAGLARQQRLAGCNVTLNNLLPGAFDTERLQKTLKASANGANSLEEVAERRRRAIPAGRFGSPEEFGAFCAFICSVHGGYLTGQNLLLDGGAYPGTF